Proteins from a single region of Pseudomonas phenolilytica:
- a CDS encoding DUF1456 family protein — protein sequence MLNNDVLRSLRYILNASDAQMSEIAALGGCATSEGEVRAWLKREDEDGYAECPDPAMARFLDGLVYFKRGKDDSRPTPPLELPVSNNQILKKLRVAFELRDDDLQAILQAVDLPLSKSELNALFRKPGHSNYRVCGDQLLRNVLKGLAQRAA from the coding sequence ATGCTCAACAACGATGTGCTGCGCAGCCTGCGCTACATCCTCAACGCCAGCGATGCGCAGATGAGCGAGATTGCGGCGCTCGGCGGCTGTGCCACGAGTGAAGGCGAGGTGCGCGCCTGGCTCAAGCGCGAAGACGAGGACGGCTACGCCGAATGCCCGGACCCGGCGATGGCGCGTTTTCTGGATGGCCTGGTGTACTTCAAGCGCGGCAAGGACGACAGCCGTCCGACGCCGCCGCTGGAGCTGCCGGTCAGCAACAACCAGATCCTGAAGAAACTGCGCGTGGCTTTCGAGCTGCGCGACGACGATCTGCAGGCGATTCTGCAGGCGGTGGATTTGCCGCTGTCCAAATCCGAGCTGAACGCGCTGTTCCGCAAGCCCGGGCATAGCAACTATCGCGTCTGCGGCGACCAGCTGTTGCGCAACGTCCTCAAGGGCCTGGCGCAGCGCGCAGCCTGA